One segment of Bradyrhizobium sp. CB2312 DNA contains the following:
- a CDS encoding aspartate/glutamate racemase family protein, with protein sequence MTSPANASSRIARGGKAIYGAPLGILMLEARFPRIPGDMGNGTTWPFPVLYRVVSGASPEKVVLKGAAGLLPDFIDAAKDLVRLGAEAITTNCGFLSLFQKEIAAAVGVPVATSSLMQVPWVQATLPPGKRVGLVTVSGSTLTPAHLEGAGVPLDTPLVGTEHGKEFFRVLIKAEKDDMDIAQAERDVVEAGKELVAKNPDVGAIVLECTNMPPYAAALQAEVGLPVYDIYSMITWFHAGLRPRAFA encoded by the coding sequence ATGACCAGTCCAGCCAACGCATCTTCCCGCATCGCCCGTGGCGGCAAGGCGATCTACGGCGCACCGCTCGGCATCCTGATGCTGGAAGCACGCTTTCCGCGCATTCCCGGCGACATGGGCAACGGCACGACCTGGCCATTCCCGGTGCTCTATCGTGTGGTGAGTGGCGCCTCGCCGGAGAAGGTGGTGCTGAAGGGCGCCGCCGGCCTGTTGCCTGACTTCATCGACGCGGCGAAGGACCTGGTTCGGCTCGGCGCCGAGGCCATCACCACCAATTGCGGCTTCCTCTCGCTGTTCCAGAAGGAGATCGCGGCCGCCGTCGGCGTGCCGGTCGCGACCTCGTCGCTGATGCAGGTGCCATGGGTGCAGGCGACGCTGCCGCCGGGCAAGCGCGTCGGCCTCGTCACGGTGTCGGGCTCGACCCTGACGCCGGCCCATCTCGAAGGCGCCGGCGTGCCGCTCGACACGCCGCTGGTCGGCACCGAGCACGGCAAGGAATTCTTCCGCGTCCTGATCAAGGCCGAGAAGGACGACATGGACATCGCCCAGGCCGAGCGGGACGTGGTCGAGGCGGGCAAGGAGCTCGTCGCCAAAAACCCCGATGTCGGCGCGATCGTGCTCGAATGCACCAACATGCCGCCCTATGCGGCGGCATTGCAGGCCGAGGTGGGGCTGCCCGTCTACGACATCTATTCCATGATCACCTGGTTTCATGCTGGGCTGCGCCCGCGCGCCTTTGCCTGA
- a CDS encoding GntR family transcriptional regulator, with amino-acid sequence MMSNAELTSDSIVDRVYEQLKAMAVSYEFKPGERLNEGELAKRLGVSRTPLREALNRLNTEGFLRFTPGKGFFCRELDAHEIFDLYELRKSIEVAAVRLAVKRAKDEDIDALLKFLGATGPDPGERTSVELVELDETFHERLMAMSNNAEMLRVLRNVNARIRFVRWIDMDRVNRSNTQAEHRAVVEGLKARNEEACVSVLEKHIDRRLDRITSAIKEGYAQIYMPATARSAAN; translated from the coding sequence ATGATGAGCAACGCGGAACTGACTTCCGATAGTATCGTCGATCGCGTCTATGAGCAGCTCAAGGCGATGGCCGTGAGCTATGAGTTCAAGCCGGGCGAGCGGCTCAACGAGGGTGAGCTGGCAAAGCGCCTCGGCGTCAGCCGCACGCCGCTGCGTGAAGCGCTCAACCGGCTCAACACCGAAGGCTTCCTGCGCTTCACGCCCGGCAAGGGTTTCTTCTGCCGCGAGCTCGACGCGCACGAGATCTTCGACCTCTACGAGCTGCGCAAGTCGATCGAGGTCGCCGCGGTCCGCCTCGCCGTCAAGCGCGCGAAGGACGAGGACATCGACGCGCTCCTGAAATTCCTCGGGGCCACCGGTCCCGATCCCGGCGAGCGCACCTCGGTGGAGCTGGTCGAGCTCGATGAGACCTTCCACGAACGGCTGATGGCGATGTCCAACAATGCCGAGATGCTGCGCGTCCTGCGCAACGTCAACGCCCGCATCCGCTTCGTGCGCTGGATCGACATGGACCGCGTCAACCGCTCGAACACCCAGGCCGAGCATCGCGCGGTCGTCGAAGGGTTGAAGGCGCGCAATGAGGAAGCCTGCGTCTCCGTGCTGGAAAAGCACATCGACCGCCGCCTCGACCGCATCACCTCCGCGATCAAGGAAGGCTACGCGCAGATCTATATGCCGGCCACGGCGAGATCAGCGGCGAATTGA
- a CDS encoding thiamine pyrophosphate-binding protein, with protein sequence MHSPQLSPEARAGDDWPSELYRILKAADVRQMSYVPDAGHSQLIRLFSADRDVTTNVLTTEEEGIAIAAGAWLGGQRSVLLMQSSGVGNCINMLSLSAIGRFPLLMLVTMRGEWAEFNPWQVPMSRATQPSLEAIGLKVMRAETAEDLVETVESAASLAYESDQQIAVLIGQRLIGKKKW encoded by the coding sequence GTGCACAGCCCTCAACTTAGTCCCGAAGCTCGCGCTGGCGACGACTGGCCGTCCGAGCTCTATCGCATCCTGAAGGCCGCCGATGTCCGGCAGATGTCCTATGTGCCGGATGCCGGCCACAGCCAGCTCATCCGCCTGTTCTCGGCCGACCGCGACGTCACCACCAATGTGCTGACGACGGAGGAGGAGGGCATCGCGATTGCCGCGGGCGCCTGGCTTGGCGGGCAGCGCAGCGTGCTGCTGATGCAATCGAGTGGTGTCGGCAATTGCATCAACATGCTGTCGCTGTCGGCGATCGGTCGCTTCCCGCTCTTGATGCTGGTGACGATGCGCGGCGAATGGGCCGAGTTCAATCCCTGGCAGGTGCCGATGAGCCGGGCGACACAGCCGTCGCTGGAGGCGATCGGCCTGAAGGTGATGCGCGCAGAGACGGCGGAAGACCTGGTCGAGACCGTCGAATCCGCAGCCTCGCTCGCCTACGAGTCCGACCAGCAGATCGCGGTCCTGATCGGGCAGCGCCTGATCGGCAAGAAGAAGTGGTGA
- a CDS encoding thiamine pyrophosphate-dependent enzyme, which yields MSVPSQLDRRAAVAALLKDRKNTLVVSGLGSPTYDLHATGDRDDNFYLWGAMGGAALIGLGLAQAQPSKRVLALTGDGEQLMGLGGIATIGVARPKNLDIVVIDNQHFGETGMQASHTGRGVDLTAIATACGFAATGTVRTLEEVEHLAMQIATPAAGPRLFVIKVKAENPPRSLPSRDAVFIKNRFRAHLGFAAA from the coding sequence ATGTCCGTTCCGTCTCAGCTCGACCGCCGCGCTGCCGTCGCGGCACTTCTCAAGGATCGCAAGAATACGCTGGTGGTCTCTGGCCTCGGCTCGCCGACCTACGATCTGCATGCGACCGGCGACCGCGACGACAATTTTTATCTCTGGGGCGCCATGGGCGGCGCCGCGCTGATCGGGCTTGGTCTCGCGCAGGCGCAGCCTTCCAAACGCGTCCTCGCTCTCACCGGCGACGGCGAGCAGCTGATGGGCCTCGGCGGCATCGCCACCATCGGCGTCGCGCGTCCAAAGAATCTCGACATCGTCGTGATCGACAACCAGCATTTTGGCGAGACCGGGATGCAGGCCAGCCACACCGGCCGCGGCGTCGATCTGACGGCGATCGCCACGGCCTGCGGCTTCGCCGCGACCGGAACCGTGCGGACGCTCGAGGAGGTAGAGCACCTCGCCATGCAAATCGCCACACCGGCCGCGGGCCCGCGGCTTTTTGTCATCAAGGTCAAGGCCGAAAATCCACCGCGCTCGCTGCCCTCGCGCGATGCCGTCTTTATCAAGAACCGGTTCCGTGCTCATCTCGGGTTTGCGGCGGCTTGA
- a CDS encoding SDR family oxidoreductase, translated as MKLSGKVAAITGAARGIGKACAKRFLDDGVKVVISDVDADGLAKTAAELGRPAALRTVVGNVAKRADVDQLVATAVKEFGRLDIMVNNAGVARNRDILEISEAEFDEIIGINLKGAFFGVQAAAKQMIAQGGGGVIINMSSVNALLAIPALATYAMSKGGMKQLTSVAAVALAPHNIRVVAVGPGTILTDMVASSIYTSEEARKTVMSRTPAGRGGEPSEVASVVAFLASDDASYITGQTIYPDGGRLILNYTVPVKDK; from the coding sequence ATGAAACTATCCGGCAAGGTCGCCGCCATCACCGGCGCAGCACGCGGCATCGGCAAGGCCTGCGCGAAGCGATTCCTCGACGACGGCGTCAAGGTCGTCATCTCGGATGTCGATGCCGATGGTCTGGCCAAGACGGCCGCCGAACTCGGGCGGCCGGCCGCCTTGCGGACTGTCGTGGGTAATGTCGCCAAGCGCGCCGACGTGGACCAGCTCGTCGCCACTGCCGTGAAGGAATTCGGCCGGCTCGACATCATGGTCAACAATGCCGGCGTCGCCCGCAACCGTGACATCCTGGAGATCTCCGAAGCGGAATTCGACGAAATCATCGGCATCAACTTGAAGGGCGCGTTCTTCGGTGTGCAGGCGGCCGCCAAGCAGATGATTGCGCAGGGCGGCGGTGGCGTCATCATCAACATGTCCTCGGTGAACGCGCTGCTGGCGATCCCGGCGCTGGCGACCTACGCCATGTCCAAGGGCGGCATGAAGCAGCTCACGTCGGTCGCTGCCGTCGCGCTCGCCCCGCACAACATCCGCGTCGTGGCGGTCGGGCCGGGGACGATTTTGACCGACATGGTGGCGTCGTCCATCTACACCTCGGAGGAGGCCCGCAAGACCGTGATGTCACGCACGCCGGCCGGTCGTGGCGGCGAGCCAAGCGAGGTCGCCTCCGTCGTCGCGTTTCTCGCGAGCGACGATGCGTCCTACATCACCGGACAGACCATCTATCCGGATGGCGGCCGGCTGATCCTGAACTACACGGTGCCGGTGAAGGACAAGTAG
- a CDS encoding carbohydrate ABC transporter permease yields the protein MIGDRWSRTFALGLIGVASFSSLLPIVLAVMNALKTTVEIGSNPLALPSQLHWENFSSAWRNAQLGPSLLHSAEVAILTIVMVCVTATPCAYVLARQKGKFWRFITFYFMATITVPVQLYLYPLYFIFAKLGLVNSIPAVALIYTAMFSPFAIFLLRTYALAIPVALEEAAQVDGAKPWQTFFHVILPMMRPGLLTVAIIVGLNAWNEFVIAVTFLQNDSNVTAIVRFYNLTGQYSTDWGEMLAAAVTIVLPIVVIFVLLQRQFIDGMTSGAVKS from the coding sequence ATGATCGGAGATCGCTGGAGCAGGACGTTCGCCCTCGGGCTGATCGGCGTCGCGTCGTTCAGCTCTCTGCTGCCGATCGTGCTCGCCGTGATGAACGCGCTGAAGACGACGGTCGAGATCGGCAGCAATCCACTGGCGCTGCCGTCCCAACTGCACTGGGAGAATTTTTCCTCGGCCTGGCGCAACGCCCAGCTTGGGCCGAGCCTGCTGCACAGCGCCGAGGTCGCGATCCTGACCATCGTGATGGTCTGCGTCACCGCGACGCCCTGCGCCTACGTTCTGGCACGGCAGAAGGGCAAGTTCTGGCGCTTCATCACCTTCTACTTCATGGCCACGATCACCGTCCCAGTGCAGCTCTACCTCTACCCGCTCTATTTCATCTTCGCGAAGCTCGGCCTCGTCAATTCGATTCCCGCCGTGGCACTGATCTACACCGCGATGTTCTCGCCCTTCGCGATCTTCCTCTTGCGTACCTATGCGCTGGCTATTCCCGTCGCGCTGGAGGAAGCGGCACAAGTCGATGGCGCAAAGCCGTGGCAGACCTTCTTCCACGTGATCCTGCCGATGATGCGGCCGGGACTGCTCACGGTCGCCATCATCGTCGGATTGAACGCCTGGAACGAGTTCGTCATTGCCGTGACGTTCCTGCAGAACGACAGCAACGTCACGGCGATCGTCCGCTTCTACAATCTCACCGGCCAGTATTCGACCGACTGGGGCGAGATGCTCGCCGCGGCCGTGACGATCGTATTGCCGATCGTCGTGATCTTCGTCCTGCTGCAGCGCCAGTTCATCGACGGCATGACGTCGGGCGCGGTGAAGTCTTAG
- a CDS encoding sugar ABC transporter permease yields the protein MWLFALPALLINICIILVPAVLTFTAAFFIWDGVGTPVWAGLANFQNMAADPVFWSALTNNFIWTAIFLTVPVCLALVMAAALLMAPKARIVVQSIIFLPRIIAVAVTGRIFQGMIFSPATGIVAWLNEHGFSISDPLADPDRSLYAVAAVDIWHWWGFLAVVFLAAMRQISVDQIEAARLDGAGFFALFRYVLLPGIRPTLTLMLILTVIWSFQVFEFIFIVTRGGPAYGSEVLATFAYRHAFFEGDVGQAAAAACVMSLFGLCATAIYLWLQITDDAQST from the coding sequence ATGTGGCTGTTCGCGCTCCCGGCGCTGCTGATCAATATCTGCATCATCCTGGTGCCCGCCGTGCTGACATTCACGGCGGCGTTCTTCATCTGGGATGGCGTCGGGACGCCGGTTTGGGCGGGCCTCGCCAATTTCCAGAACATGGCCGCCGATCCCGTGTTCTGGTCGGCGCTGACCAACAACTTCATCTGGACCGCGATCTTCCTTACCGTTCCGGTTTGCCTTGCGCTGGTGATGGCCGCGGCGCTGCTGATGGCGCCGAAGGCGCGCATCGTCGTGCAGTCGATCATCTTCCTGCCGCGCATCATCGCGGTCGCAGTGACCGGGCGCATCTTCCAAGGCATGATCTTCAGCCCGGCGACCGGAATCGTCGCGTGGCTGAACGAGCACGGCTTTTCGATCTCCGATCCCCTCGCCGACCCCGACCGTTCGCTCTACGCGGTTGCCGCGGTCGACATCTGGCACTGGTGGGGCTTTCTCGCCGTCGTCTTCCTGGCGGCGATGCGGCAGATCAGCGTCGACCAGATCGAGGCGGCGCGCCTCGACGGCGCCGGTTTCTTCGCGCTGTTCCGCTACGTGCTGCTGCCGGGCATTCGCCCCACGCTGACACTCATGCTCATTCTCACCGTGATCTGGTCGTTCCAGGTGTTCGAGTTCATCTTCATCGTCACCCGTGGCGGCCCCGCCTATGGCAGCGAGGTGCTGGCGACGTTTGCCTACCGCCACGCCTTCTTCGAGGGCGACGTCGGCCAGGCCGCGGCGGCAGCTTGCGTCATGAGCCTGTTTGGCCTGTGCGCCACCGCCATCTATCTCTGGCTCCAGATCACCGACGACGCGCAATCGACATGA
- a CDS encoding extracellular solute-binding protein has protein sequence MTMTRRQLVASIPAAALAAGLPRGAYAQDGRKVVTFWFGQANSDGQAALRNDLVEAFNASQDKYLLQLEVKGAAVNNLLKVALVAGNGPDIVQTAGPAYLTAIANAGQVLPLDDFAGKYKWKERFLAPLLNTSVYGGKLYALPRDYESMHLFYNKELFKQNGWKLPTNRKEMEEVADAALAKGIIPFGAGNADWKGVNEWLMTVFFNNVAGPDNVRKALSGELPWTAPPFVEAVELSKAWYNKGYFGKNYFSLTIEQSFLQVVNAKAAMAFSGTWSFGTKSYGMSKPDTVMDVAPTPTLGSAFTGSLVHLACGATLSIAKTSQNVEGAAAVFEFMLTRKFYEAMNRDWPGKWALPVKDLPPEMLSGIGYPLFEKTIANLHEAFSKGQYGFTTWTFWPGATNSYLIEGIEQVWLNKITPDAYLTRMQTLFSQEAREGKVPPLPPRTA, from the coding sequence ATGACCATGACCCGACGCCAGCTCGTTGCTTCCATTCCCGCCGCGGCTCTTGCGGCAGGCCTGCCGCGCGGTGCGTACGCCCAGGACGGGCGCAAGGTCGTGACGTTCTGGTTCGGCCAGGCGAATTCCGACGGTCAGGCTGCGCTGCGCAACGATCTGGTCGAGGCCTTCAATGCTTCGCAGGACAAGTATCTGCTCCAGCTCGAAGTGAAGGGCGCAGCGGTCAACAACCTGCTGAAGGTCGCCCTCGTCGCCGGCAACGGCCCTGACATCGTGCAGACCGCAGGCCCCGCCTATCTCACCGCGATCGCGAATGCCGGCCAGGTGCTGCCGCTCGACGATTTCGCCGGGAAATACAAGTGGAAGGAACGTTTCCTCGCACCGCTGCTCAACACCAGCGTCTATGGCGGCAAGCTCTATGCGTTGCCGCGCGACTACGAGTCGATGCATCTCTTCTACAACAAGGAGCTGTTCAAGCAGAACGGCTGGAAGCTGCCGACCAACCGCAAGGAGATGGAAGAGGTCGCAGACGCCGCGCTCGCCAAGGGCATCATCCCCTTTGGCGCCGGCAATGCCGACTGGAAGGGCGTCAACGAGTGGCTGATGACGGTGTTCTTCAACAACGTCGCGGGCCCTGACAATGTCCGCAAGGCGCTCTCGGGCGAGCTGCCCTGGACAGCGCCGCCTTTCGTCGAGGCCGTCGAACTATCCAAGGCCTGGTACAACAAGGGCTATTTCGGCAAGAATTACTTCTCGCTGACGATTGAGCAAAGCTTCCTCCAGGTCGTGAATGCCAAGGCCGCGATGGCGTTCAGCGGAACCTGGTCGTTCGGCACCAAGTCCTACGGCATGTCGAAGCCCGACACGGTCATGGACGTGGCGCCGACGCCGACGCTCGGCTCGGCCTTCACGGGGTCGCTGGTGCATCTGGCCTGCGGCGCGACGCTGTCGATCGCGAAAACCTCGCAGAACGTGGAAGGCGCCGCCGCCGTGTTCGAGTTCATGCTCACGCGCAAGTTCTACGAAGCGATGAACCGCGACTGGCCGGGGAAGTGGGCGCTGCCGGTCAAGGATCTGCCGCCGGAGATGCTGAGCGGTATCGGCTATCCGCTGTTCGAGAAGACCATCGCGAATTTGCACGAGGCCTTCAGCAAGGGACAGTACGGCTTCACCACCTGGACGTTCTGGCCGGGCGCGACCAACTCCTACCTCATCGAGGGCATCGAGCAGGTCTGGCTCAACAAGATCACGCCGGATGCCTACCTGACGCGGATGCAGACGCTGTTCAGCCAGGAAGCCAGGGAAGGCAAGGTGCCGCCGCTGCCGCCACGGACGGCCTGA
- a CDS encoding LacI family DNA-binding transcriptional regulator codes for MATSTTRTKRGKGRDEAAPSRPTQKDIALAAGVSQAAVSLVLNKAETPSVPPGTRTRILEVAQELGYRPNHPARMLRSARTMTFACVIPDITNPFYPGLVRGLQTVAAPAGYDVLIFDTDGQPEREARAIDWLLQGRADGVVATFFHLRVPQLAVLARKGIPLVRLESRHKPDGPLAIDSVYIDNAEAAAEMTRLLIARGHRRITMIQAEFGPSQRRAQGYGAVMREAGLTPDFITDSAYSEESGARAMKRLLERKGERPTAVFGASDVLALGAMEAARGAGLSIPNDIAIAGFDDIPVAKLLGLTTVRQPEFDLGALAARTLVKRLAPGGLEAPGRSHELKFEIMQRSSV; via the coding sequence ATGGCGACGTCAACAACGAGGACGAAGCGGGGGAAAGGGCGCGACGAAGCGGCGCCGTCCCGCCCCACGCAGAAGGATATTGCGCTCGCGGCCGGCGTTTCGCAGGCCGCGGTGTCACTCGTCCTGAACAAGGCTGAGACACCCTCCGTCCCACCGGGGACGCGCACGCGCATCCTCGAAGTCGCGCAAGAGCTGGGCTACCGGCCGAACCATCCGGCGCGCATGCTGCGCAGCGCACGGACCATGACGTTCGCGTGCGTCATTCCTGATATCACCAACCCGTTCTATCCGGGCCTCGTGCGCGGCCTGCAGACCGTTGCGGCGCCGGCTGGCTATGACGTGCTGATCTTCGACACCGACGGGCAGCCCGAGCGCGAGGCGCGCGCGATCGACTGGTTGCTGCAAGGCCGCGCCGACGGCGTCGTTGCGACCTTCTTTCATCTGCGCGTGCCGCAGCTTGCGGTGCTCGCACGCAAGGGCATTCCGCTGGTGCGGCTGGAGAGCCGGCACAAGCCGGACGGGCCGCTCGCGATCGACAGCGTCTATATCGACAACGCGGAAGCCGCCGCAGAGATGACGCGGCTCCTCATTGCGCGCGGGCATCGCCGCATCACCATGATCCAGGCCGAATTCGGCCCGAGCCAGCGCCGCGCGCAGGGCTACGGCGCAGTGATGCGGGAAGCAGGGCTTACCCCCGATTTCATCACCGACAGCGCCTATTCGGAAGAATCCGGCGCGCGCGCGATGAAGCGACTGCTCGAACGCAAGGGCGAGCGCCCGACCGCCGTGTTCGGCGCTAGCGACGTGCTGGCGCTCGGTGCGATGGAAGCGGCGCGCGGCGCGGGGCTGTCCATTCCCAACGATATCGCAATCGCAGGCTTCGACGACATTCCGGTGGCAAAGCTGCTCGGCCTCACCACGGTGCGGCAGCCGGAGTTCGACCTCGGCGCGCTGGCGGCGAGGACGCTGGTGAAGCGGCTCGCGCCGGGCGGACTCGAGGCGCCCGGCAGGAGCCATGAGCTGAAATTCGAGATCATGCAACGCTCGTCGGTCTGA
- a CDS encoding ADP-ribosylglycohydrolase family protein: MTSIPHDYAERVYAGVLGKLIGVYLGRPFEGWTYERIMQELGSINYYVNERRDVALRSHHLVVTDDDVSGTFAFPRALADNGYPKRLTAKQIGQAWLNYIVEERAVLWWGGIGNSTEHTAYLRLKSGISAPQSGSIELNGATVAEQIGAQIFIDGWAMVSPGNPEQAAYLADQAGRVSHDGESVHAAKLLAAMEAQAFVERDVQKLIDTGLAFVPKDALIRRVVNDVRDWHAGDNGDDWERTRALIAERYGYDKFLGNCHVVPNHALIILATLYGENSFQEAMRIANTAGWDTDCNAGNVGCLFGIRTGLAGLDAGPDFRTPIADRMYISTADGGAAITDAVIETQSLVAAGLALAGAPALAVAKNGARFNFNFPGSLQGFHVKNGSPARLHEAELSNVAGHSRTGERSLAIDFRRLAPGRVARIASPTFFDREVFTMPTYQLVSCPTLYSGQRVECRLESETDSGTVAARLFASVYDERDELVQIYGDAQELTGGCEAVLSWQVPETHAYPVFEIGIEIETLDPLGVDGTLYLDYLTWGGAADTVLKRPDNNLSTMWKHAWVNNVSQFQTRWEGLRVTNGDGLGFISQGSRDWKDYRVTTEIAPLLANAWGLAARVQGRERYYALMFDHAEGGRVRLVKRVHDEVVLASERFAWELDRKYKVELRVFGTGIEAYVDGTKLFSVQDAGELPLMGGAVALVVDSGSISAEEVRVAPL; encoded by the coding sequence GTGACCTCTATTCCTCATGATTACGCGGAGCGCGTCTATGCCGGCGTGCTCGGCAAGCTCATCGGCGTCTATCTCGGCCGGCCCTTCGAGGGCTGGACCTATGAGCGCATCATGCAGGAGCTCGGGTCGATCAACTATTACGTCAACGAGCGCCGCGACGTCGCGCTGCGCTCGCACCATCTGGTCGTCACCGACGACGACGTCTCCGGCACCTTTGCATTTCCGCGCGCGCTCGCCGACAACGGCTATCCGAAGCGCCTGACCGCAAAGCAGATCGGCCAGGCCTGGTTGAACTACATCGTCGAAGAGCGTGCCGTGCTATGGTGGGGCGGCATCGGCAATTCCACCGAACACACCGCTTATCTCCGCCTGAAGTCCGGCATATCAGCGCCGCAGAGCGGCTCGATCGAGCTGAACGGCGCCACGGTGGCCGAGCAGATCGGCGCGCAGATCTTCATCGACGGCTGGGCGATGGTGAGCCCCGGCAATCCCGAGCAGGCCGCCTATCTCGCCGACCAGGCCGGGCGCGTCAGCCATGACGGCGAATCCGTGCATGCCGCAAAACTGCTCGCGGCGATGGAGGCGCAGGCTTTCGTCGAGCGCGACGTGCAGAAGCTGATCGACACGGGCCTTGCCTTCGTGCCGAAAGACGCGTTGATCCGCCGCGTCGTCAACGACGTCCGCGACTGGCATGCCGGTGACAACGGCGACGACTGGGAGCGCACGCGCGCGCTGATCGCCGAGCGTTACGGCTACGACAAATTCCTCGGCAATTGCCATGTCGTGCCGAACCATGCGCTGATCATCCTGGCAACGCTCTACGGCGAGAACAGCTTTCAGGAGGCGATGCGGATCGCCAACACGGCCGGCTGGGACACCGATTGCAACGCCGGCAATGTCGGCTGCCTGTTCGGCATCCGCACCGGCCTTGCCGGCCTCGACGCCGGACCCGATTTCCGGACCCCCATCGCCGACCGTATGTACATCTCGACCGCCGATGGCGGTGCCGCGATCACCGATGCGGTGATCGAGACGCAGTCGCTGGTCGCGGCGGGATTGGCGCTCGCCGGTGCGCCCGCACTCGCGGTTGCCAAGAACGGTGCTCGTTTCAACTTCAATTTCCCGGGCAGCTTGCAGGGCTTCCACGTCAAGAATGGCTCGCCGGCGCGGCTGCACGAGGCCGAGCTCAGCAACGTCGCCGGCCACAGCCGGACCGGCGAGCGCAGCCTTGCGATCGACTTCCGCCGCCTCGCGCCGGGTCGCGTGGCGCGCATCGCCAGCCCGACCTTCTTCGACCGGGAGGTGTTCACGATGCCGACCTATCAGCTGGTCTCCTGTCCGACGCTTTATTCCGGGCAGCGCGTCGAATGTCGGCTGGAGTCGGAGACGGACAGCGGCACGGTCGCCGCGCGCCTCTTCGCCAGCGTCTATGACGAGCGCGACGAGCTGGTACAGATCTATGGCGATGCGCAGGAGCTGACCGGCGGTTGCGAGGCCGTGCTGAGCTGGCAGGTGCCGGAGACGCACGCCTATCCGGTCTTCGAGATCGGCATCGAGATCGAGACGCTCGATCCGCTCGGCGTCGACGGCACGCTGTATCTGGATTACCTGACCTGGGGCGGTGCGGCCGACACGGTGCTGAAGCGGCCGGACAACAATCTCAGCACGATGTGGAAGCACGCCTGGGTCAACAATGTCAGCCAGTTCCAGACTCGCTGGGAAGGCCTGCGCGTCACCAATGGCGACGGTCTCGGCTTCATCTCGCAGGGCTCACGCGACTGGAAGGATTATCGCGTGACCACGGAGATCGCGCCGCTGCTTGCGAATGCCTGGGGCCTCGCCGCGCGCGTGCAGGGCCGCGAGCGCTATTATGCGCTGATGTTCGATCACGCGGAGGGCGGCCGCGTGCGCCTGGTGAAGCGGGTGCATGACGAAGTGGTGCTCGCCAGCGAGCGCTTCGCCTGGGAGCTCGACCGCAAATACAAGGTCGAGCTGCGCGTGTTCGGCACCGGGATCGAGGCCTATGTCGACGGCACGAAGCTGTTCAGCGTGCAGGATGCCGGCGAGCTTCCCTTGATGGGCGGCGCGGTCGCGCTGGTCGTCGACAGCGGATCGATCTCGGCGGAAGAGGTGAGGGTGGCGCCGCTCTAG
- a CDS encoding IclR family transcriptional regulator: MKRESRGIQSIEVGGELLRALARSGEPMMLRDLAREAGMTPAKAHPYLASFSRTGLIEQDETTGRYEIGALALELGLISLRRLSGVRIARPKIAGLASQIGHAVSLAVWGTHGPTVVQLEEPGQPVHIVMRAGSVMALLETATGRAFAAFLPEKTINAALESGLDRHGVGYNPKRAVKGAKVAEMLTEVRKHGLARALGDPLPGVNAFAAPVFDHSGHVALVITAMGPEGTFDARWDSPIAHALRDCAGGISKRLGYGMTIAAE; encoded by the coding sequence ATGAAGAGAGAAAGCCGCGGCATCCAGTCGATCGAGGTCGGCGGAGAATTGCTCCGCGCGCTCGCCAGGAGCGGCGAGCCGATGATGCTGCGCGATCTCGCCCGCGAGGCCGGCATGACGCCGGCCAAGGCGCATCCCTATCTCGCCAGCTTCTCCCGCACCGGCCTGATCGAGCAGGACGAGACCACCGGCCGCTACGAGATCGGCGCGCTGGCGCTGGAGCTCGGCCTGATCAGCCTGAGGCGCCTGTCCGGCGTACGCATCGCGCGGCCGAAGATCGCGGGCCTTGCGAGCCAGATCGGCCACGCCGTCTCGCTCGCGGTCTGGGGCACGCATGGCCCGACCGTGGTGCAGCTGGAAGAGCCCGGCCAACCCGTGCACATCGTGATGCGTGCAGGCTCGGTGATGGCGCTGCTGGAGACCGCCACGGGCCGCGCCTTTGCCGCGTTCCTGCCGGAGAAGACCATCAACGCCGCGCTCGAAAGCGGGCTCGACCGCCACGGCGTCGGCTACAATCCGAAGCGCGCCGTGAAAGGCGCCAAGGTCGCCGAAATGCTCACCGAAGTCCGCAAGCATGGCCTCGCCCGCGCGCTCGGCGATCCCCTGCCCGGCGTCAACGCGTTCGCAGCACCCGTGTTCGACCATTCCGGCCATGTCGCGCTGGTCATCACCGCGATGGGGCCGGAAGGCACGTTTGATGCTCGCTGGGACAGCCCGATCGCGCATGCGCTGCGCGACTGCGCCGGTGGGATTTCGAAGCGGCTGGGTTACGGGATGACGATCGCCGCAGAGTGA